The Coccidioides posadasii str. Silveira chromosome 5, complete sequence genome has a segment encoding these proteins:
- a CDS encoding uncharacterized protein (EggNog:ENOG410PTK3~TransMembrane:1 (i37-57o)), with translation MAQTPQQRRANERYAKNETAKRGKPENISKAKIKPKASLSTGWVVVLAFVVCGGVMFELVRVIPELWGLISSLISRWTS, from the exons ATG GCTCAGACTCCACAACAACGAAGAGCAAATGAAAGATACGCAAAGAATGAAACTGCCAAGCGAGGCAAACCAGAGAACATTTCAAAGGCAAAGATAAAGCCAAAGGCATCTCTCTCAACAGGCTGGGTCG TTGTGCTTGCATTTGTTGTGTGTGGTGGTGTTATGTTTGAACTAGTACGGGTCATTCCAGAATTATGGGGTTTGATATCATCATTGATTAGTCGATGGACAAGTTAA
- the MRI1 gene encoding S-methyl-5-thioribose-1-phosphate isomerase (EggNog:ENOG410PFRZ~COG:J~BUSCO:9745at33183), whose translation MTSALEAIRYKRGHLLIIDQLLLPHVTRFIPIRSAEDGWHSIKEMHVRGAPAIAIVAMLSLAVEMSGLVSQQKISKNAEDTRVYIEEKLDYLATSRPTAVNLSDSVRKMKSVLEQKTRTLTCSGEEIAMSFIAYAENMLVHDVADNRSIGEHGANWIVANTPSGVEDSKLCILTHCNTGSLATAGYGTALGIIRHLHEKSQLCHAYCTETRPYNQGARLTAYELVSDQIPATLITDSMAGQLLAKMGQSIAAIVVGADRVASNGDTANKIGTYTLAVLAKYHGVKFVVAAPRTTIDMGTRTGKDIVIEERPHSEVTTITGPRERGDECGNIVMENIKIAADGINVWNPAFDVTPAALIDAIVTEKGVEVKDANGRFHLGSLFETEVRPSNGDPLRQNSTA comes from the exons ATGACTTCTGCACTCGAGGCTATTAGGTACAAGCGAGGTCATCTTTTAATTATTGACCAGCTCCTGCTGCCTCATGTCACTCGTTTTATTCCCATCAGGTCCGCAGAAGATGGGTGGCATTCGATTAAGGAAATGCATGTGCGAGGGGCACCTGCAATAGCCATCGTAGCCATGCTGTCTCTAGCTGTTGAAATGTCGGGCTTGGTGTCACAGCAAAAGATTTCAAAGAATGCCGAAGACACCAGGGTATATATTGAAGAGAAGCTGGATTATCTTGCCACAAGCCGACCAACCGCTGTGAATTTAAGTGACAGTGTGAGAAAGATGAAGTCTGTGCTGGAGCAGAAAACTCGAACACTTACTTGCTCCGGGGAAGAAATAGCAATGTCTTTCATAGCGTATGCAGAAAACATGCTAGTCCACGATGTTGCTGACAATCGCTCAATTGGCGAACATGGTGCCAACTGGATTGTTGCAAACACCCCTTCTGGAGTTGAAGATTCCAAGCTTTGCATATTAACACACTGCAATACTGG ATCGTTAGCCACTGCGGGTTATGGTACTGCTCTTGGTATCATTCGTCACCTTCATGAGAAATCCCAGTTATGTCATGCCTATTGTACAGAAACGCGTCCATACAACCAAGGGGCACGCTTGACTGCCTACGAGTTGGTTAGTGATCAAATTCCCGCCACCCTGATAACCGATTCCATGGCGGGACAGCTTCTTGCAAAGATGGGGCAAAGTATCGCCGCGATTGTGGTCGGTGCCGACCGCGTCGCAAGCAATGGTGATACAGCGAACAAAATCGGAACCTACACACTGGCGGTTCTGGCGAAATACCATGGGGTTAAATTTGTGGTTGCAGCTCCTCGTACAACCATCGATATGGGCACAAGGACTGGGAAAGATATTGTAATTGAGGAACGCCCACATTCTGAAGTCACAACAATTACTGGACCACGAGAGCGTGGGGATGAGTGCGGGAACATAGTAATGGAAAACATAAAGATTGCAGCGGATGGAATCAACGTGTGGAACCCCGCGTTCGATGTGACTCCGGCTGCCCTGATCGATGCTATCGTAACTGAAAAAGGCGTTGAGGTGAAAGATGCAAATGGCCGGTTTCACCTCGGATCTTTATTCGAAACTGAGGTTCGACCGTCTAATGGAGACCCGTTGCGGCAGAATTCTACCGCATGA
- a CDS encoding uncharacterized protein (EggNog:ENOG410PKJ2~COG:S~BUSCO:10115at33183) gives MDFTPAHSQMKLRSSHIHSLLDLSQQAPAILRNPPGSHLFPLTLFSKPETPELWANYENLLVACLATKDDKCALDCLQRMTTRFGPANERVMGLRGLYEEALAENEAALESILRGYDLVLKDNPVNVPILKRRVALLRSMARNTDAISALVEFLDAFPTDADAWCELSSLYECQGLHAQAIFCLEEALLVVPNAWNLHARLGEMLYKSTVLSSNTEAALRVLAESVKRFCRSIELCDGYVRGYIGLQLSSKRLLELIDVKSEGKESDLPPVDVVHKLHQLATHKLQHVEV, from the exons ATGGACTTTACTCCAGCCCATTCACAGATGAAATTGAGGTCATCCCATATCCACAGTTTGTTGGACCTTTCCCAGCAAGCTCCGGCTATCCTTAGAAATCCCCCCGGTTCTCACCTGTTTCCTCTAACCCTTTTTTCAAAACCGGAGACTCCGGAGCTCTGGGCGAACTATGAGAATCTCCTGGTGGCCTGCTTGGCGACAAAAGACGATAAATGCGCTTTGGATTGCTTACAGCGCATGACGACCCGATTCGGACCGGCGAACGAACGCGTGATGGGACTACGGGGACTCTATGAGGAGGCCCTTGCCGAGAACGAAGCGGCTCTGGAGAGCATATTGAGGGGTTATGATCTTGTGCTGAAAGATAATCCTGTAAATGTG CCTATATTGAAGCGTCGTGTCGCGCTTTTGCGCTCTATGGCACGTAATACCGATGCAATTTCTGCTCTCGTCGAGTTCCTCGATGCGTTCCCCACAGACGCTGACGCTTGGTGCGAGCTTTCAAGCCTCTACGAATGTCAAGGGTTACACGCTCAGGCTATTTTTTGCCTTGAAGAGGCCCTTCTTGTTGTTCCAAATGCATGGAAT CTACATGCGAGACTAGGTGAGATGTTGTACAAATCAACAGTTTTATCAAGCAATACAGAAGCAGCCCTTAGGGTTTTAGCTGAGTCTGTTAAACGCTTTTGTCGAAGTATTGAACTTTGTGATGGCTATGTCAGGGGGTATATTGGCCTACAGCTG AGTTCAAAACGCCTTTTGGAGTTGATAGATGTGAAATCTGAAGGCAAGGAGAGTGATCTTCCTCCAGTGGATGTTGTCCACAAACTTCATCAGTTAGCAACACACAAATTGCAACATGTTGAAGTTTAG